A section of the Triticum dicoccoides isolate Atlit2015 ecotype Zavitan chromosome 7A, WEW_v2.0, whole genome shotgun sequence genome encodes:
- the LOC119327809 gene encoding aspartic proteinase nepenthesin-1-like, whose product MKILSVSQLSPCVLFLTILFAWPVAESATSPVAVRADLTHADSGRGFTRRELLSRMAARSKARLASLHSPARPGAVTAPVARGTVGREDISSVRLSEYLIHFSIGTPRPQRVALELDTGSDLIWTQCACVHCFDQPFPVLNTSASRILRDVLCSDPLCTRGGLPLSRCAVKDNFCSYAYYYGDGSFTVGKIVEDTFTFKTPHGKCGTVAAVPNLHFGCGMDNKGTFNSNESGIAGFGRGPMSLPSQLKVHRFSHCLTTMVEFRTSPVFLGTPDDLEAHATGPIQSTPFVPNTGGALSSFYYLSLKGVTIGKTRLPFNESAFALNDDGSGGTIMDSGTSITIFPRAVFRSLREAFVSQVPLPIANDSTDADSMPCFDVAPKKKVPTVPKLVLHLEGADWDLPRENYVLDLDDDGDGTGGGLCVVVHSAGESDWAIIGNFQQQNMYIVYDLDSNKMVFAPARCDKL is encoded by the exons ATGAAGATCTTGTCAGTGTCGCAGCTCTCGCCCTGTGTTCTCTTCCTCACCATCTTGTTCGCTTGGCCGGTGGCCGAGTCGGCGACCAGCCCCGTTGCCGTGCGCGCCGACCTTACGCACGCGGACAGCGGCCGCGGCTTCACCAGGCGCGAGCTTCTCAGCCGGATGGCCGCCCGGTCAAAGGCCCGCCTGGCCAGCCTGCACTCCCCCGCCCGTCCCGGCGCGGTGACCGCGCCGGTGGCCCGCGGCACCGTCGGCAGAGAGGACATCAGttctgttagact tTCGGAGTACCTCATCCACTTCAGCATCGGCACGCCGCGCCCGCAGCGCGTGGCACTGGAGCTGGACACCGGCAGCGACCTCATCTGGACGCAGTGCGCTTGCGTGCACTGCTTCGACCAGCCGTTCCCGGTTCTCAACACCTCCGCCTCCCGCATCCTCCGTGATGTCTTGTGCTCCGACCCTCTCTGCACGCGGGGCGGCCTCCCGCTCTCTCGGTGCGCCGTCAAAGACAACTTCTGCTCGTACGCCTACTACTACGGCGACGGATCCTTCACCGTGGGCAAGATCGTCGAGGACACTTTCACATTCAAGACGCCCCACGGCAAGTGCGGCACGGTTGCCGCCGTGCCGAACCTCCACTTTGGCTGTGGCATGGACAACAAAGGCACCTTCAACTCGAACGAGTCCGGCATCGCCGGCTTCGGGCGCGGCCCGATGTCTCTGCCGTCGCAGCTCAAGGTGCACAGATTCTCCCACTGCTTGACGACCATGGTAGAGTTCAGGACCAGCCCGGTGTTCTTGGGGACGCCTGATGACCTTGAAGCGCACGCCACGGGGCCCATCCAGTCCACCCCGTTCGTCCCAAACACTGGGGGTGCGCTCAGCTCGTTCTACTATCTTTCACTCAAAGGCGTCACCATCGGCAAGACGCGGCTGCCGTTTAACGAGTCAGCTTTTGCGCTCAACGACGATGGCTCCGGCGGGACGATCATGGACTCAGGCACGAGCATCACGATCTTCCCGCGGGCCGTGTTCCGAAGCCTCCGGGAGGCGTTCGTGTCGCAGGTGCCGTTACCCATCGCGAACGACTCCACTGATGCTGATAGCATGCCGTGCTTCGACGTCGCCCCGAAGAAGAAGGTGCCCACAGTGCCGAAGCTAGTCCTCCACCTAGAGGGCGCGGACTGGGACCTGCCACGGGAGAACTACGTGCTCGAtctcgacgacgacggcgacggcacagGCGGCGGGCTGTGCGTGGTGGTCCATTCAGCGGGCGAAAGCGACTGGGCGATCATAGGCAACTTCCAGCAGCAGAACATGTACATCGTCTACGACCTGGACAGCAATAAGATGGTCTTCGCGCCCGCGCGCTGCGACAAGCTGTGA